The Montipora foliosa isolate CH-2021 chromosome 1, ASM3666993v2, whole genome shotgun sequence genome has a window encoding:
- the LOC137980439 gene encoding uncharacterized protein yields the protein MASFRETREMLCLSHAMGFITDAEFLLLYEESKSDNLDFPYQEYPTFSLPDKNRAECTANLRVEKHHITRLEDALQIPAVFKCDQGTVCDGTEGLCILLKRFAYPCRYSDMIPIFGRPVPEICMINNTVMDWVYENHRHRIMDWNPTVLSAIQLESYADVISNKGAPLTNCFGFVDGTVRPISRPGENQRLVYNGHKRVHGLKYQSVVVPNGLIAHLYGPVEGKMHDAAMLAESHLYDSLQTHAFSTTGQAMCIYGDPAYPLRVHLQAPYRHRVLTPQMQAYNHSMSAVRSSVEWLFGEIVNYFKFLDFKKNLKIGLSQVGKMYIVCGILHNALTCLYGNTTSQFFDLDPPSLEDYFA from the exons ATGGCTTCTTTCAGGGAAACTCGAGAAATGTTGTGTTTAAGTCATGCAATGGGCTTTATTACCGATGCAGAATTCTTGCTGCTCTATGAGGAAAGCAAGTCAGATAATTTGGATTTTCCTTACCAAGAATATCCGACATTTTCTTTGCCGGACAAAAATAGAGCTGAGTGTACAGCCAATTTAAGGGTTGAGAAGCATCACATAACTCGCCTTGAAGATGCACTGCAAATTCCTGCTGTATTTAAATGTGATCAAGGAACAGTATGTGATGGAACTGAGGGCCTTTGTATTCTTCTCAAGCGATTTGCCTACCCTTGTCGCTACTCCGACATGATCCCGATATTTGGAAGGCCAGTCCCAGAAATCTGTATGATAAATAATACTGTGATGGATTGGGTATATGAAAACCACAGGCATCGTATCATGGATTGGAATCCAACCGTTTTGAGTGCCATCCAGCTCGAAAGCTACGCTGATGTAATTTCTAACAAAGGAGCACCACTtacaaattgctttggttttgttgACGGAACTGTTCGTCCAATATCTAGACCAGGAGAAAACCAGCGCTTGGTATACAATGGGCACAAGCGTGTACATGGGTTGAAGTATCAGTCGGTTGTGGTTCCAAATGGCTTAATTGCACACCTCTATGGGCCAGTAG AAGGAAAAATGCACGATGCAGCAATGCTGGCAGAATCACACCTGTATGACAGCCTCCAAACACATGCGTTTTCAACCACTGGACAGGCTATGTGTATTTATGGAGATCCAGCCTACCCCCTTAGGGTGCATCTTCAGGCACCTTACAGGCATCGAGTTTTAACCCCGCAAATGCAGGCTTATAACCATTCCATGAGTGCTGTTCGCAGCTCTGTTGAGTGGCTTTTCGGGGAGATAGtgaactattttaaatttttagactttaaaaagaatttaaaaatagGTCTAAGTCAAGTGGGAAAAATGTATATTGTCTGTGGGATTCTGCACAATGCACTGACATGCCTCTACGGAAATACCAC